From a region of the Rhinolophus sinicus isolate RSC01 linkage group LG04, ASM3656204v1, whole genome shotgun sequence genome:
- the CIMIP2B gene encoding ciliary microtubule inner protein 2B isoform X2, whose translation MAVASTFTPGLNAQNPHYIPGYTGHCPLLRFSMGQTYGQVTGQLLRGAPGLAWPPARRILLPPIRPPRSPEVPWGSLPVRRGHERLSSSMIPGYTGFVPQAQFIFAKNCSQVWAEALNDFTQWHGKQGSQELPKEVKREDVEKDQEPKPEPELEVEKEPERGQEAGHVSPYSMDDRDPRKFFMSGTYSQNLGLLPNYGGYVPGYKFQFGRTYGHLTHDALGLSNLQKQLVA comes from the exons ATGGCTGTGGCCAGCACCTTCACACCGGGGCTGAATGCTCAGAATCCTCATTACATCCCGGG GTACACGGGGCACTGCCCACTACTTCGGTTCAGCATGGGCCAGACCTATGGGCAGGTGACTGGTCAGCTACTTCGAGGAGCTCCTGGCCTAGCCTGGCCCCCTGCCCGTCGCATACTTCTACCTCCCATCCGGCCTCCAAGATCTCCTGAGGTTCCCTGGGGAAGCTTGCCTGTCAGGCGTGGGCACGAAAGGCTCAGCTCCAGCATGATCCCTGGGTACACAG GTTTTGTCCCCCAGGCACAGTTCATCTTTGCCAAGAACTGCAGCCAGGTCTGGGCTGAGGCTCTGAATGATTTTACTCAGTGGCATGGGAAACAGGGGAGTCAGGAGCTGCCAAAGGAGGTAAAaagagaagatgtggagaaagacCAAGAGCCAAAGCCGGAGCCAGAACTGGAGGTGGAGAAGGAGCCAGAGCGGGGACAGGAGGCCGGACAC GTTTCCCCCTATTCCATGGATGACAGAGATCCTCGCAAGTTCTTCATGTCAG GGACCTACTCTCAGAACCTGGGCCTTTTACCTAACTATGGGGGCTATGTGCCAG GGTATAAGTTCCAGTTTGGCCGCACATATGGGCATCTCACCCATGATGCTCTGGGCCTCAGCAACCTCCAGAAGCAGCTCGTGGCATAG
- the CIMIP2B gene encoding ciliary microtubule inner protein 2B isoform X1, with protein MAVASTFTPGLNAQNPHYIPGYTGHCPLLRFSMGQTYGQVTGQLLRGAPGLAWPPARRILLPPIRPPRSPEVPWGSLPVRRGHERLSSSMIPGYTGFVPQAQFIFAKNCSQVWAEALNDFTQWHGKQGSQELPKEVKREDVEKDQEPKPEPELEVEKEPERGQEAGHVSPYSMDDRDPRKFFMSGFTGYVPRARFLFGSSFPVLTNQALQEFGQMYSQGRPQKGLKHLPPLSGTYSQNLGLLPNYGGYVPGYKFQFGRTYGHLTHDALGLSNLQKQLVA; from the exons ATGGCTGTGGCCAGCACCTTCACACCGGGGCTGAATGCTCAGAATCCTCATTACATCCCGGG GTACACGGGGCACTGCCCACTACTTCGGTTCAGCATGGGCCAGACCTATGGGCAGGTGACTGGTCAGCTACTTCGAGGAGCTCCTGGCCTAGCCTGGCCCCCTGCCCGTCGCATACTTCTACCTCCCATCCGGCCTCCAAGATCTCCTGAGGTTCCCTGGGGAAGCTTGCCTGTCAGGCGTGGGCACGAAAGGCTCAGCTCCAGCATGATCCCTGGGTACACAG GTTTTGTCCCCCAGGCACAGTTCATCTTTGCCAAGAACTGCAGCCAGGTCTGGGCTGAGGCTCTGAATGATTTTACTCAGTGGCATGGGAAACAGGGGAGTCAGGAGCTGCCAAAGGAGGTAAAaagagaagatgtggagaaagacCAAGAGCCAAAGCCGGAGCCAGAACTGGAGGTGGAGAAGGAGCCAGAGCGGGGACAGGAGGCCGGACAC GTTTCCCCCTATTCCATGGATGACAGAGATCCTCGCAAGTTCTTCATGTCAG GCTTCACTGGTTATGTGCCCCGTGCCCGCTTCCTCTTCGGCTCCAGCTTTCCTGTGCTCACCAACCAAGCCCTGCAGGAATTTGGACAGATGTACTCACAGGGCAGACCCCAGAAGGGTCTCAAACATCTCCCCCCACTTTCAGGGACCTACTCTCAGAACCTGGGCCTTTTACCTAACTATGGGGGCTATGTGCCAG GGTATAAGTTCCAGTTTGGCCGCACATATGGGCATCTCACCCATGATGCTCTGGGCCTCAGCAACCTCCAGAAGCAGCTCGTGGCATAG